The following coding sequences are from one Desertifilum tharense IPPAS B-1220 window:
- a CDS encoding acyltransferase: MDTTTGAKFTPISQSDRLFWVDFLKAISMMAVVSYHSLFLPTSAYAEIAPGVEVLFAPLRFCVPVLLSLSFFLLARSLERYPEKSRWELCRKRLFRLLIPTLFWFSIAAGLRYFGQPAERGELGLILLQGKVFPGAYYLLVMLQLIPLAIGCDRLLQSTRSTLLSFGLQALAFVAIYLSLSQRLNPQFATFLEIPARSCLIYWFAYLPFGIYIQRNWQIIQAFSVKTSPILKVILLILVSGSFLVEFHAIYHFTNGDTAPFEYAMLSCLASAGLFILCFANLEADRLPDFITATVKLISKYSLGIFCINGILSLVFLQIGSQIFTNIQFTWESIILLKLMGWVGLLSLSVFLSQLLDRLGLGNCVR; encoded by the coding sequence ATGGATACGACCACTGGCGCTAAGTTTACTCCAATTTCTCAGAGCGATCGCCTATTTTGGGTGGATTTTCTTAAAGCGATTAGCATGATGGCGGTTGTCTCCTATCACAGTCTATTTCTTCCGACTTCTGCCTATGCCGAAATTGCCCCTGGGGTTGAGGTTCTCTTTGCACCCCTGCGGTTTTGCGTTCCCGTACTCCTGAGTTTATCGTTTTTTCTCTTAGCCAGAAGTTTAGAAAGGTATCCAGAGAAATCGCGCTGGGAACTCTGTCGAAAACGGCTATTTCGCTTGCTGATTCCAACGCTATTTTGGTTTAGTATTGCCGCTGGTTTGCGCTATTTTGGGCAACCCGCAGAACGAGGCGAGTTAGGATTAATTTTACTCCAAGGAAAGGTCTTTCCGGGGGCGTATTATCTATTAGTTATGCTGCAATTAATTCCGCTAGCGATTGGGTGCGATCGCCTCTTGCAATCCACTCGTAGCACTCTCCTCTCCTTCGGCTTGCAAGCTTTGGCTTTTGTTGCGATTTATCTATCGCTTTCTCAACGCCTTAATCCCCAATTTGCCACCTTTCTAGAAATTCCAGCCCGCAGTTGTCTGATTTATTGGTTTGCTTATCTTCCTTTTGGGATTTACATCCAGCGAAATTGGCAGATTATTCAGGCTTTTTCAGTCAAAACTTCTCCGATACTTAAAGTTATTTTACTAATATTAGTCAGCGGTAGCTTTTTAGTGGAATTTCACGCAATCTATCATTTCACCAATGGAGATACCGCCCCTTTTGAATATGCGATGCTATCTTGTTTGGCAAGTGCGGGTCTATTTATTCTATGTTTTGCCAATCTAGAAGCGGATCGACTTCCTGACTTTATAACTGCAACCGTCAAACTTATTTCTAAATATAGTTTGGGCATTTTCTGCATCAACGGAATTCTCAGTTTAGTCTTTCTCCAAATCGGTAGTCAAATCTTTACTAATATCCAGTTTACTTGGGAATCAATTATTCTCTTAAAACTGATGGGATGGGTTGGACTTTTGAGCCTTTCCGTGTTTCTTTCCCAATTGCTAGATCGATTGGGGCTAGGAAATTGCGTCCGCTAG
- a CDS encoding tetratricopeptide repeat protein: MVDGVADSHDEWDTRSNDYWDWYDRGRSLDESDCYEDAIASYDKALKARPDDYWAWYNRGHALCTLGRYGEAIDSYDRALDLRPKDYWAWYRRGRTLHEMGEWQAAAHSYEKAIACKSRDFWAWYRLADVQRQLGLHDEALKSCDRATQIKPENLLAWHGQGRILDELEQFEQALDCYDKAIDLQPDDALAWYDRGRVFDDLERYSEALDCYDKAVYLDPEDFWGWYQRGNVLYQLERYEEALTSFETAIDQKPDWQKWHHQYPSLASWVWHDRAQTLRRLQRYHDALASFDIALQHYPGDPSSLYGKAACYAAQGQFEAAVANLQQAIAAHPNEYQELAKIDRDFDSIRDRNSFRTLLGEC, encoded by the coding sequence ATGGTTGATGGTGTTGCCGATTCGCACGATGAATGGGATACTCGATCGAACGACTACTGGGACTGGTACGATCGCGGTCGGTCGCTAGATGAATCCGACTGCTACGAAGATGCGATCGCCTCTTATGACAAAGCCCTCAAAGCCCGCCCCGATGACTATTGGGCTTGGTATAACCGAGGTCATGCCCTGTGTACGTTAGGGCGCTACGGCGAAGCAATTGATTCCTACGATCGCGCCCTGGACTTGCGTCCCAAAGACTACTGGGCGTGGTATCGTCGGGGACGGACGCTGCACGAGATGGGAGAGTGGCAAGCCGCCGCCCACAGCTATGAAAAAGCGATCGCCTGCAAATCGCGCGACTTTTGGGCCTGGTATCGCCTCGCCGATGTCCAACGCCAGCTAGGGCTGCACGATGAAGCCCTCAAAAGTTGCGATCGCGCCACCCAAATTAAACCCGAAAACCTATTAGCGTGGCACGGTCAAGGACGCATTTTAGACGAACTCGAACAGTTTGAACAAGCCTTAGACTGCTACGACAAAGCCATAGACCTTCAGCCGGATGATGCCCTAGCTTGGTACGATCGGGGGCGCGTTTTTGACGACTTAGAACGCTACAGCGAAGCCCTCGACTGTTACGACAAGGCCGTATACCTCGATCCGGAAGACTTTTGGGGCTGGTATCAGCGGGGTAACGTTCTCTACCAACTCGAACGCTATGAAGAAGCCTTAACCAGCTTTGAGACGGCCATCGATCAAAAACCCGACTGGCAGAAATGGCATCATCAATACCCCAGTTTAGCCAGTTGGGTGTGGCACGATCGCGCCCAAACGCTTCGCCGCCTGCAACGCTATCACGATGCCTTAGCCAGCTTTGATATCGCCCTGCAACACTATCCCGGCGATCCGAGTAGTTTGTATGGCAAAGCCGCCTGTTACGCCGCCCAAGGTCAATTTGAAGCGGCTGTAGCGAACCTGCAACAGGCGATCGCAGCCCATCCCAATGAATACCAAGAACTGGCTAAAATTGACCGCGACTTTGATAGCATTCGCGATCGCAATTCCTTCAGAACGCTGCTAGGAGAGTGCTAG
- a CDS encoding tetratricopeptide repeat protein: MKASYDRVLECCPDSYHSWYAWGNELRQRGEYYEAIACYERAIERIATDYRAWYQLANTLDDLGLHDEAIAYYDKAVKLRPKHYWSWYWRGHTLRDLGRYAEAIASYDRVIDMRPDDYWVWYKRGHALRLWERYTEAHESYNRALNLRPTDYWAWYWHGETLRQMHRYKDAISSLNKALQIKPDDFWAWFRRGDALRQLRRYRNAISSYNRALEIRPQDGEIWYQKACCYVELGNSKRAIACLEETLETTGDFYLQAAKTNPNFAQLRAEPQFQKLTLSLSR, translated from the coding sequence ATGAAGGCTAGCTATGACCGAGTTTTAGAGTGCTGCCCGGATAGCTATCACAGTTGGTATGCTTGGGGTAACGAACTGCGCCAGCGCGGAGAATATTACGAGGCGATCGCCTGTTACGAACGCGCTATCGAACGGATCGCCACCGATTACCGCGCCTGGTATCAACTGGCGAATACCCTCGACGATTTGGGACTGCACGATGAGGCGATCGCCTATTACGATAAGGCGGTTAAATTGCGCCCCAAACATTACTGGAGTTGGTACTGGCGGGGTCATACTCTACGAGACTTGGGTCGCTATGCTGAAGCGATCGCCTCCTACGATCGCGTCATTGATATGCGTCCCGATGACTACTGGGTGTGGTACAAGCGAGGACACGCCCTGCGGCTGTGGGAACGCTATACAGAAGCCCACGAGAGTTATAACCGCGCCCTCAACCTGCGCCCAACCGACTACTGGGCGTGGTACTGGCATGGGGAAACCTTGCGCCAGATGCATCGCTACAAAGATGCGATTAGCAGTTTGAATAAAGCCCTGCAAATCAAACCCGATGACTTTTGGGCTTGGTTCCGTCGCGGCGACGCCCTGCGGCAGTTGCGCCGCTACCGCAATGCCATTTCGAGTTATAACCGCGCCCTAGAAATCCGACCGCAGGATGGGGAAATCTGGTATCAAAAGGCTTGCTGCTACGTCGAGTTAGGCAACAGCAAGCGCGCGATCGCCTGTTTGGAAGAAACCCTGGAAACGACCGGAGATTTCTATCTCCAAGCCGCCAAAACGAATCCCAATTTTGCCCAGTTACGCGCCGAACCCCAATTTCAAAAACTGACTTTGAGTTTGTCGCGCTAA
- a CDS encoding MarC family protein: MQPFFEFFLGSFAALFPVVDPLGGVPVFLVLTSATSSGFRNQMAWKIAVYTVSLLVLFLLVGGGFLRFFGISLEVVRIAGGIVVFHAGWHTMNADPKLTPEDNAEATSKTANQEDISFVPMTIPMLAGPGSIAVTLGLAAQAGRNFAMETYIRLFGAAIAIGVVGLTVYLCLRSSNLLLSWLGQTGIRAFSRILGLFILAIGVQLILNGFADWLADLGLVTLPEHAGISLL, translated from the coding sequence ATGCAACCTTTTTTTGAGTTTTTTCTGGGTAGCTTTGCCGCCCTGTTTCCTGTGGTCGATCCGTTGGGAGGAGTGCCTGTCTTTCTCGTCCTCACCAGCGCCACTTCTTCTGGCTTTCGCAATCAAATGGCTTGGAAAATTGCCGTTTACACCGTCAGCCTTCTCGTACTGTTTTTGCTGGTGGGTGGGGGATTTTTACGCTTTTTTGGGATTTCGTTGGAAGTCGTCCGCATTGCAGGAGGAATTGTCGTCTTTCATGCGGGGTGGCACACGATGAACGCTGACCCAAAACTGACCCCCGAAGATAACGCCGAAGCCACCAGCAAAACGGCGAACCAGGAGGACATCTCGTTTGTGCCGATGACGATTCCCATGCTAGCCGGCCCTGGATCGATTGCGGTGACGCTAGGGCTAGCAGCGCAAGCGGGGCGCAATTTTGCAATGGAAACCTATATACGACTGTTTGGGGCGGCGATCGCCATTGGGGTAGTAGGATTGACCGTTTATTTATGCTTGCGGTCTTCTAATTTGCTCTTAAGTTGGTTAGGACAAACGGGAATTCGTGCCTTTAGTCGCATTTTAGGGTTATTTATTCTCGCAATAGGCGTGCAACTTATTCTCAATGGCTTTGCGGATTGGTTGGCCGATTTAGGGCTAGTGACTTTACCCGAACATGCAGGCATCTCTCTGCTATAG
- a CDS encoding carboxypeptidase M32, with translation MQTLSKTEPQLLELKKRLTEIRDIEAASAVLYWDQATYMPPGGAAARGRQMATLQQIAHEKFVDPAIGQLLEDLQPYADSLPYDSFEASLVRIARRNYDRAVQVPSAFVAQFSLHRAESYNVWAKARPENDFAAVRPYLEKTVELSREYANFFPGYEHIADPLINNTDYGMKANTLRELFGQLRSHLVPIVEAIAANPPADDACLRQHFPEAQQVDFGLEVLERLGYDFQRGRQDKTHHPFTTSFSIGDVRITTRYDEYNLNEGLSSTIHEMGHALYELGFDPQLEGTPLADGVSSGVHESQSRLWENLVGRSREFCTYFYPRLQALFSSQLADVSLDTFYRALNKVQRGLIRTEADEVTYNLHVTLRFDLELALLEGQLAVRDLPEAWNARYKADLGIVPDSDRVGCLQDVHWYTGVVGGMFQGYTLGNLMSVQFYQAAIASNPHIPESLRQGEFGPLHEWLKHNIYALGCKYTAAELVERATGKPLSIDPFIGYIRQKYGQLYTL, from the coding sequence ATGCAAACCCTCTCCAAAACCGAACCCCAACTTTTAGAACTCAAAAAGCGCCTGACCGAAATTCGCGACATTGAAGCGGCGTCTGCTGTCCTCTATTGGGATCAAGCCACCTATATGCCACCCGGCGGGGCCGCAGCTAGAGGCCGACAAATGGCAACCCTCCAGCAAATTGCCCATGAAAAATTTGTCGATCCAGCGATTGGGCAACTCTTAGAAGACTTGCAACCCTACGCCGACAGCCTCCCCTACGACTCCTTTGAGGCGAGTTTAGTACGGATTGCCCGTCGCAATTACGATCGCGCCGTTCAGGTTCCCTCTGCTTTTGTGGCCCAATTCTCGTTACATCGGGCAGAATCCTATAATGTGTGGGCGAAAGCGCGACCGGAAAACGACTTCGCGGCGGTACGTCCCTATTTAGAGAAAACCGTAGAACTCAGCCGCGAGTATGCCAATTTCTTCCCCGGATACGAGCATATCGCCGATCCGCTGATTAATAATACCGACTATGGGATGAAAGCCAATACCCTGCGGGAGTTGTTCGGGCAATTGCGATCGCACCTGGTTCCGATTGTCGAAGCGATCGCCGCTAACCCACCCGCCGATGATGCTTGCTTGCGCCAACATTTCCCCGAAGCCCAACAAGTCGATTTTGGCCTAGAAGTCCTCGAACGCTTAGGCTACGATTTCCAACGGGGACGCCAAGACAAAACCCATCACCCCTTTACCACCAGTTTTTCCATCGGCGATGTCCGGATTACGACCCGTTACGATGAATACAATCTCAACGAAGGATTATCGAGTACGATTCATGAAATGGGTCACGCCCTCTATGAATTGGGCTTCGATCCGCAACTAGAAGGAACGCCCCTCGCCGATGGTGTCTCCTCTGGGGTTCACGAAAGTCAATCGCGACTTTGGGAAAACCTAGTCGGACGCAGCCGCGAGTTTTGCACCTACTTCTATCCGCGCCTGCAAGCCCTGTTTTCCAGCCAACTCGCCGATGTATCGCTCGATACCTTCTATCGCGCTCTCAACAAAGTTCAGCGCGGCCTGATTCGCACGGAAGCTGATGAAGTCACCTATAACTTGCACGTCACTCTACGCTTCGATCTAGAGTTAGCCCTGCTGGAGGGTCAACTGGCCGTTCGTGACCTTCCCGAAGCTTGGAATGCACGTTACAAAGCCGATTTGGGCATCGTACCCGACAGCGATCGCGTCGGCTGTCTGCAAGATGTCCATTGGTATACCGGAGTCGTTGGGGGCATGTTTCAAGGCTATACGTTGGGGAACTTGATGAGCGTGCAGTTTTATCAAGCGGCGATCGCCTCCAATCCCCACATTCCTGAAAGCCTTCGCCAGGGTGAGTTTGGCCCATTGCACGAGTGGCTCAAACACAACATTTACGCCCTCGGTTGCAAGTACACCGCCGCCGAATTAGTAGAACGCGCGACGGGCAAGCCGTTAAGTATTGACCCGTTTATTGGCTATATTCGGCAAAAATACGGCCAACTCTATACGCTTTAA
- a CDS encoding sucrose synthase: MSELLQAVLESDEKSDLRQFASELRAAGNTYLLRNDILNSFSDYCDRHQKDNEFHASSLSKLIYYTQEIILEDESLCWIIRPEIARQEVYRLWSDLSIEPMTVQQLLDVRDRFVNHYHPQEGDVLELDFGPFYDYSPAIKDSKNIGKGVQFLNRFLSSKLFQAPDQWLSALFTFLSLHRYNGTQLLINERISNQRQLSGQIKKAITFVSKLNGDKPYDEFRFDLQVMGFEPGWGNTASRVKETLDILDDLIDSPDHQALEAFISRIPMIFRIVLVSVHGWFGQEGVLGRPDTGGQVVYVLDQARNLEKQLKEDQELAGLTGLNVEPKVIILSRLIPNSDGTRCNERLEKVHGTENSWILRVPFREFNPNLTQNWISRFEIWPYLETYAIDSEKELLAEFQGKPDLIIGNYSDGNLVAFLLARRLNVTQCIIAHALEKSKYLFSNLYWQDLDDKYHFSLQFTADLIAMNSANFIISSTYQEIVGRPDSVGQYESYANFTMPDLYHVVNGIELFSPKFNVVPPGVNENVYFPHTRNEDRIQSDRDRIEELLFTLDDPANIFGKLDDPNKRPLFSMARLDRIKNLTGLAECFGRSKDLQERCNLILVAGKLRVEETEDNEERDEIVKLYRTIDEYNLHGKIRWLGVRLPKTDSGEIYRVIADRQGVFVQPALFEAFGLTILEAMISGLPTFGTQFGGPLEIIQDRVNGFYINPTNLDETADKLLEFANNCDRDPNYWYKISQQAIERVYSTYTWKIHTTRLLSLARIYGFWNYASKENREDLMRYVETLFYLIYKPRAKTLLEQHVHR, encoded by the coding sequence ATGTCTGAATTGCTGCAAGCTGTTTTAGAAAGCGATGAAAAATCAGACTTGCGTCAGTTCGCAAGCGAGTTGCGGGCCGCAGGCAACACATACCTCCTGCGAAATGACATTCTGAACTCATTTTCGGACTATTGCGATCGCCATCAAAAAGATAATGAGTTCCACGCTTCCTCGCTGAGTAAGCTGATCTATTACACCCAAGAAATTATTCTGGAAGATGAAAGCCTCTGTTGGATTATTCGCCCAGAAATCGCCCGCCAAGAAGTCTATCGCCTATGGAGCGATTTAAGCATCGAACCGATGACGGTGCAACAACTCCTCGACGTGCGCGATCGCTTCGTGAACCACTACCACCCCCAAGAAGGGGATGTCCTGGAATTAGACTTTGGGCCGTTTTACGATTATTCCCCAGCAATCAAAGACTCCAAGAATATTGGCAAAGGAGTGCAGTTTCTCAACCGCTTCTTATCCAGTAAACTCTTCCAAGCGCCCGACCAGTGGTTAAGCGCTTTGTTCACCTTCCTCAGCCTGCATCGCTACAACGGCACCCAACTGCTGATTAACGAACGAATCAGCAACCAACGCCAGCTTTCCGGTCAAATCAAAAAAGCCATTACCTTTGTCAGTAAACTCAATGGCGATAAACCCTACGATGAGTTTCGCTTTGACCTGCAAGTCATGGGTTTTGAACCCGGTTGGGGAAATACCGCCAGTCGCGTCAAAGAAACCCTCGATATTCTCGATGACCTGATTGACTCGCCCGACCACCAAGCCCTAGAAGCCTTTATTTCCCGAATTCCGATGATCTTTCGGATCGTTCTGGTTTCGGTTCACGGCTGGTTTGGTCAAGAAGGCGTTCTCGGACGACCGGACACCGGGGGACAAGTGGTTTACGTCCTCGACCAAGCCCGCAACCTGGAAAAACAACTCAAAGAAGACCAAGAACTCGCCGGTTTAACGGGTCTAAACGTTGAACCCAAGGTAATTATTCTCTCGCGCCTGATTCCCAATAGCGACGGGACGCGCTGTAACGAACGCTTGGAGAAAGTTCACGGAACCGAGAATAGCTGGATTTTGCGGGTTCCGTTCCGCGAATTTAACCCCAATTTGACCCAAAACTGGATTTCTCGCTTTGAAATTTGGCCGTACCTGGAAACCTACGCGATTGATTCTGAGAAAGAGTTGCTGGCAGAGTTTCAAGGAAAGCCAGATTTAATTATTGGCAACTACTCCGATGGTAACTTGGTCGCCTTCTTGTTGGCCCGTCGCTTAAACGTGACCCAGTGTATCATCGCCCATGCCTTAGAAAAATCTAAATACTTGTTTAGTAACCTCTACTGGCAAGATTTAGACGATAAGTACCACTTCTCGCTGCAATTTACCGCCGATTTAATTGCCATGAACTCGGCGAACTTTATCATCAGCAGCACTTATCAAGAAATTGTTGGGCGTCCCGATAGCGTCGGTCAATACGAGTCTTACGCCAATTTCACCATGCCGGATCTCTATCATGTGGTGAATGGGATTGAGTTGTTCTCGCCGAAGTTTAACGTGGTTCCGCCTGGGGTGAATGAAAATGTTTATTTCCCCCATACTCGCAATGAGGATCGGATTCAGAGCGATCGCGATCGCATTGAAGAGTTACTCTTTACCTTAGATGACCCGGCGAATATCTTTGGTAAACTGGATGACCCCAATAAGCGGCCGCTGTTTTCAATGGCGCGTCTCGACCGGATTAAAAATTTAACCGGGTTAGCAGAATGTTTTGGGCGCAGCAAAGATTTGCAAGAACGCTGCAACTTGATTTTGGTCGCGGGTAAGCTGCGGGTTGAAGAAACTGAAGATAATGAAGAACGCGACGAAATTGTCAAACTTTATCGCACCATTGATGAGTACAACCTGCATGGTAAGATTCGCTGGTTGGGCGTTCGCTTACCCAAAACCGACTCCGGCGAAATTTATCGCGTGATTGCAGACCGTCAAGGCGTTTTTGTTCAACCGGCGCTGTTTGAAGCCTTCGGTTTGACAATTCTAGAAGCGATGATTTCGGGTTTACCTACCTTTGGAACTCAGTTCGGCGGGCCGTTAGAAATTATTCAAGACCGCGTGAATGGCTTCTATATTAACCCGACGAATCTAGACGAGACGGCAGATAAATTGCTGGAGTTTGCTAACAATTGCGATCGCGATCCCAATTACTGGTATAAAATCTCGCAACAAGCCATCGAGCGAGTTTACAGTACCTATACCTGGAAAATTCACACCACGCGCCTGCTTTCTTTAGCCCGGATTTATGGTTTCTGGAACTATGCGTCTAAGGAAAATCGTGAAGATTTAATGCGCTATGTCGAAACGTTGTTCTATCTGATCTATAAGCCCCGCGCTAAAACCTTATTAGAACAGCACGTCCACCGTTAA
- a CDS encoding ATP-binding protein, which produces MKGWVANLSNKIPNFRSQSWGESSFRRILLWRILLLSIPVLLLGQYVTYKKARSSLLETARQNLTESAIRKGESIDAVTAALASNLQTASETTVLQSGSPSEIQQYLEQLQTRLPTQIQCVQLNDINTGAIAASTCNSDRLFPAQLWSQTGNRWVEKKSGVQIQTLVPKTLHRQSFPPPAPDQLRLLSSVPVFSPNNQPRYALTVESTLRLQDSNRPKSLSGYTVILDQNGTILAHRYAERVGSHIDQIRSEEARSRLHSIIRNAISGRQDFLHVASFDDQGVELVTGYTAIPSPTTTDADNRQWVILAVARLDYALFGLQEILQTLVYLLFGLIIAYFLATLYVARELARPLEKLEQYAQAVEGDSTIQSIPPNFKIRELNKLAQTLNGMIARLKAWADEIEAAWKEAKTANQLKSEFLANTSHELRTPLNAIIGCIRLVRDECCDDREEEMEFLQRADDAAVHLLQIINDVLDIAKIEAGTLSVILEPVDLKQMLQEVIDLQKVQIQHKGLQLNLPDFQGALLGNESDRLLVHADPAKLKQVLLNVIGNAVKFTDTGSISIDVRLEPAGESTNGSAESASKQATISITDTGVGIEPSQQSKLFQPFVMADGTTTRRFEGTGLGLAISRNLIEMMKGRIALFSAGLGQGTTVEIRLNTIERQTLDYSQYDDPQSTLDSFSEPMSHVNS; this is translated from the coding sequence ATGAAAGGATGGGTGGCTAATCTATCCAATAAAATTCCGAATTTTCGCTCTCAGTCCTGGGGAGAAAGTTCGTTTCGTCGCATTCTTCTGTGGCGCATCCTACTATTAAGCATTCCCGTGCTTCTACTCGGTCAATATGTCACTTACAAAAAAGCGCGTTCCAGCCTGCTAGAAACAGCGCGGCAAAATTTGACCGAAAGTGCCATTCGCAAAGGCGAAAGCATAGACGCTGTAACCGCAGCTTTAGCTAGCAATCTCCAAACCGCTAGCGAAACCACCGTCTTGCAAAGCGGTTCGCCTTCAGAAATTCAACAATATCTCGAACAACTGCAAACCCGACTCCCCACGCAAATTCAGTGCGTCCAACTCAACGATATTAATACAGGCGCGATCGCTGCAAGTACCTGTAACTCCGATAGACTGTTTCCTGCTCAACTCTGGTCGCAAACCGGGAACCGATGGGTCGAAAAAAAATCGGGCGTGCAGATTCAAACCTTAGTCCCTAAAACGCTTCATCGCCAAAGCTTTCCGCCCCCCGCCCCCGATCAACTCCGCTTGCTGTCTAGCGTGCCCGTCTTCAGCCCCAACAACCAACCGCGCTACGCCTTAACCGTTGAATCCACCCTGCGCTTGCAAGATAGCAACCGTCCCAAATCCCTATCGGGCTATACCGTCATCCTCGATCAAAACGGCACCATCTTAGCCCATCGCTACGCCGAACGCGTCGGCAGCCATATCGACCAAATTCGCAGCGAAGAAGCCCGCAGTCGCCTGCATAGCATTATCCGCAATGCCATTTCCGGTCGGCAAGATTTTCTCCACGTCGCCTCCTTTGACGATCAAGGTGTGGAACTGGTGACGGGCTATACAGCCATTCCCAGTCCAACCACAACCGATGCAGACAATCGCCAGTGGGTGATTTTAGCCGTTGCCCGTTTAGACTATGCCCTATTTGGCTTGCAGGAAATCTTACAAACGCTAGTTTACCTGCTGTTTGGTTTAATTATTGCCTATTTCCTAGCAACCCTGTACGTGGCGCGAGAGCTAGCGCGACCCTTAGAAAAGCTGGAACAATACGCCCAGGCGGTAGAAGGCGACTCCACCATCCAATCGATTCCCCCGAACTTCAAGATTCGCGAACTCAACAAACTCGCCCAAACCCTCAATGGCATGATCGCGCGGTTGAAAGCTTGGGCAGACGAGATTGAAGCCGCTTGGAAAGAAGCCAAAACCGCCAATCAACTCAAAAGCGAGTTTCTCGCCAATACCTCCCACGAATTACGCACGCCCCTGAATGCCATTATCGGCTGCATTCGCTTGGTGCGCGATGAGTGCTGCGACGATCGCGAAGAGGAAATGGAGTTTTTGCAACGCGCCGATGATGCGGCGGTTCACCTGTTGCAAATTATTAATGACGTTCTTGATATTGCCAAAATTGAAGCAGGCACCCTATCGGTGATTTTAGAGCCAGTGGACTTAAAACAGATGCTCCAAGAAGTCATCGATCTGCAAAAGGTGCAGATTCAGCACAAAGGCTTGCAGTTGAATTTACCCGATTTCCAGGGGGCGCTGTTGGGCAATGAGAGCGATCGCCTTTTGGTTCATGCCGATCCCGCCAAACTCAAACAAGTGCTGCTGAATGTGATTGGCAACGCCGTCAAATTTACCGACACGGGCAGCATTAGCATCGACGTGCGCCTAGAACCGGCCGGCGAATCGACGAACGGCAGCGCGGAGAGTGCCAGCAAGCAAGCCACAATTAGCATTACCGATACGGGAGTGGGTATTGAACCCAGCCAGCAATCGAAACTCTTTCAACCCTTTGTGATGGCCGATGGGACGACTACCCGCCGTTTTGAAGGCACGGGGTTAGGACTAGCGATTTCGCGGAATCTAATTGAGATGATGAAAGGTCGGATCGCCCTGTTTAGTGCGGGCTTAGGACAAGGCACCACGGTAGAAATTCGCCTGAATACGATCGAACGTCAAACCCTAGACTATTCGCAATACGACGACCCGCAATCAACCCTCGATAGCTTTTCTGAACCCATGTCTCACGTCAATTCTTGA
- a CDS encoding Gfo/Idh/MocA family protein: MADKIQIAILGAGRWGTHLVRNFLEHPQAEVVAIVDPNPERLAALQQRHALDPQIFSTDWAAVLERPEVEAVAIATPAVTHYPLIETALKSGCHVLAEKPLTLDPQEARKLCQLAEQQQRHLLVDHTYLFHPAVARGREVVQSGDLGELRYGYAARTHLGPVRQDVDALWDLAIHDIVIFNHWLQAEPIRVEATGQVWLQQHPLPLNPQGLADLVWVKLTYPSGFQAAIHLCWLNPDKQRRLCVAGSQGTLIFDELRAEAPLSIQYGQFDPQPLAEGQSRFVPMAERREVLTLEAGEPLRRVCDRFLHCITTQTAPSLSSGWVGAKLVNILAALTQSLNQGKPIDIQELT; the protein is encoded by the coding sequence ATCGCCGATAAAATTCAGATTGCTATTTTGGGCGCAGGTCGTTGGGGGACTCATTTGGTTCGTAACTTCCTCGAACATCCCCAAGCCGAGGTGGTGGCGATTGTAGACCCCAATCCAGAGCGTTTGGCGGCCTTGCAACAGCGCCATGCTTTAGATCCTCAGATCTTCAGTACCGACTGGGCCGCCGTCTTAGAACGCCCGGAAGTGGAAGCCGTCGCGATCGCCACGCCTGCTGTCACCCACTATCCCCTGATTGAAACCGCCTTAAAATCGGGGTGTCACGTTCTCGCCGAAAAACCCCTCACCCTCGACCCCCAAGAAGCGCGGAAGCTTTGCCAACTTGCCGAACAACAACAACGACATCTATTAGTCGATCATACCTATCTGTTTCATCCCGCCGTGGCGCGGGGTCGAGAAGTCGTTCAATCCGGGGACTTAGGCGAGTTACGCTATGGCTATGCAGCGCGGACGCACCTAGGGCCCGTTCGTCAAGATGTCGATGCCCTATGGGATTTAGCCATTCACGATATTGTCATTTTCAATCACTGGTTGCAAGCCGAACCGATCCGAGTGGAAGCAACCGGACAAGTGTGGTTGCAGCAGCACCCCTTACCCCTCAACCCTCAAGGATTGGCTGATTTAGTCTGGGTCAAACTCACCTACCCTAGCGGTTTTCAGGCAGCGATTCACCTGTGCTGGCTCAATCCCGATAAGCAGCGCCGCCTATGCGTGGCAGGCAGCCAGGGAACCCTAATTTTTGATGAATTGAGGGCAGAAGCGCCCTTAAGCATTCAATACGGGCAATTTGACCCCCAACCTCTAGCAGAGGGTCAATCTCGCTTTGTGCCGATGGCAGAACGGCGGGAGGTACTGACCCTAGAGGCAGGGGAACCCTTGCGGCGAGTGTGCGATCGCTTTTTGCACTGCATTACCACTCAAACCGCCCCCTCCCTCTCTTCAGGGTGGGTGGGTGCCAAACTTGTGAATATCCTCGCGGCCTTAACTCAATCGTTGAATCAAGGCAAACCCATCGATATTCAAGAATTGACGTGA